In Primulina huaijiensis isolate GDHJ02 chromosome 4, ASM1229523v2, whole genome shotgun sequence, the DNA window cTTAATCTACGAAGTTGTGCATTCGTTTTTCGGTTTTAGTCCTTATCATCGAAATGCCGATGTGACAACGTACATGTTAGTAATAGTCATCGTCATGTTATCAGTTTTCGATTAAACATTATCATTTTTTGGTATCACGTCAACAATCTGATGAAAGAACTAAAAtcgaaaaatataaattagtgGACTAATACTGCAAATAACTAATAATATGacaaaaaatagaaaacatTCGAGTCACatgacaaaaatatatattttatttccaTTATTTTCTAACTAGAAGAATTTTGTTGATATACTTCGGATATTAAATGAAGTAATAAGTATATAACTACTGAAGTAGACGTATATGaattaaaatgatcattttttaCTTTGTCTTAAAACCAAGGTTGTGTCcaataaaaaatgaaatctttGGCTGGTCTAAAGAGATATAACCGATTCAAAATAAGTCTGATTCCGAAGTAAAAATGTTCTTTTACTTCGTAAGTTCTATCAAATAACGAAGTACATGATCAAACATGGCTTCACAAGTTACATTGATTTACGAAGTAATTTATTCGGATGACttcataatttttgaattgGGGATAAATAAATGGTTTCTATAACTTTGACACAATTTGAATTTTGTCAAagtattttttgttatattacTTCATCATTTATTTATAGTGTAGAAGTAATAAACCATATTTCACTGCAacctaattttaatttaagaagaaattgttgattatATTTGAACTAAAATTTATGAAGTATTTGAATTACCTTTTTAAGTTCATTTTGTTTCATAAAGTAGtgaagttaaaaaatattttccaattcacaaaaattgaataaatgtACAACAGTACCATAATATCTACAATTAAAAATGCATTAGATTCACAAAATCATTcattcaaaaaatgaaaaatatattgtaatCTTTAAGTAATTGGTTAAAAATTTCTCAActgctaaaaaattcaaatgaaatCAAACTTGACCTCAAAAATGTATCCACAATACTTcattatattgagattgattatAATATCGGTACTTGATTGATCCTCCAAACTGAAATGTAATAGTTACAATGATTTAatatagacatttaaaagatatgttgtatgcttgatttaaaagaaaaacgttatatgcatgtttaatttttataagtgatgaaaaaatgaaatgttgaaggaagtgaagtaattgtgactaatatgaataAGTGATacaatgatatgttaatacgtaggtcaaggctcagttgacgggtgagactATCGCTGATGTCCTCGTCGCCCAGTaatgtggttacatgtagatggatccatcaccccaatacgaatacaaatacgaatacgaaagtcacaattaatgatctgaattcaacgaaaacgaaaatgaatatttatgaaaatgttattgtacgtacaagtattttcactgttgcatgtgttatgtatacgtattatgttgatatcaagattatgatgtgttgagtttttagactcactaggtgtgattgatgcaggtgatattgatattaatgataatgacggtcttgatggttgactttgctgaactgaagtgcacataacccgaggaccatcgctagttttccgcactagtttatgatttttgatttttatgattatgttaaagatatttttatgactttgatcatgattttgagtggtttttgagagatcGTTAGTTTTAGCAATTTTGCTAAGTTAGGATTTGAGACgtatgacgattttatgattcaaactattttccttttgattttcaaatatagttggttggtttatttttaaaatgttccaaaagtatttcatataattatttaagtagTTCGGCCGAATTaatggagaaaaaaaattttagtattttttaagaaaacgagtagttgacattttagtaaatttcgatgtccaatttattctttattttcatatttattatatcaaattatCGTACGTAGGACTAACAATTAGTACTCTGATTAAAAGACTAAAGTCAAAAAGTGTACAAATAATTGGTTTGAGATCGAAATAAACCAACAACatgaccaaaaaataaaaatatatatatatatatgaaagtaatataactaaaatatagtattttccaTTATCCTCTATCTCCCTTGTATCATCTACTTACAATATGTCATGAACCATACTGGCGTCACCTAAATTATAGTTGAAAGGGACGCTATTTATTCTTTTCGTGGCTGCTAACAAAAAGATGGCTTTGACTTGCGTAGGCAATTGTAACCATCGAATTATTCAATTTATATTACTCGCTGCAGAGTGATAGCAAAAGTAATATAGATTGTATACTATCTTTTTGGATATTAATAACTCCACATAAGTTCACGTGAAACGATCTAACGAGTCAACTTTGTGAAATAGATTTCCCACCTGTCTCGCAGCgacccatgaaaaatattattttttatgtcaaaaatattaatctttactacaaaaatatcatttttcattaGTTATCTTACGAAGAAATATTGTGCAATATATGTTGATTcgagtaaaaaaatattatttttatgtcaaacatacttactttTCATTGTAGGTATAAACCGAGTCAACCTGTCTCACgattatatatacacaaaaactctattgagacggtctcacggatcaatttcgtgggtcaaatatcttatttaggtcatccatgaaaaattattaatttttatactaaaagtattactttttattgtgaatatcggtagggttgacccgtctctcagataaagattcgtgagaccgtctcacaagagacctactcatatatatgtgtgtgtgtgagaccGTTTCAAATTATACAAACTCTAATAActcacttgaattgaaaaaataaaaaaaaaccatataataaaagataaccttaattaaatattttccaaatattaaattttttttccctcaatTTTTATATTAGATTATATTTTAAGTAAATAATAATTTGCGTAGAAATAGAGCGCGTATAGTAGCTTTGACTTGGACCGAGCTCTAACCTTTGCTTAGTCGGCCACTTACAATGTTGTCATTCTGACCTCACACACTTCCACGTGCACCTCAAGTAATAACCCCACTTTGGAATTAAACGTGTTTTTTCTTTCCAATATGAAAatagaatataataataaaatatcctaaaaaaaaaagaatattataataaaataaataaatttatttttcctaaaCAACagatatactattttcttactGAAAAACCAATATCAATAAATGTTGTAGGATCGAACGTTTGTCGTTTTATCGAAAGTTATTTTTGATAGTAGTGGTATGACTACAATCATTTAAACCGTAGAACAGACCAAATACTCATTtcgatttgataaaaaaatactattttcttGACTTAGTTTAGTTATGAACTATATTAAAATTACTAGTTAATTTTGTAGAGTTGATTATTCTTGAAGCACAAGATAAATATAGTTTTATTTGATTAACTTACACATAATGTatcttaatatttaaaataaaactagTACTCTATTCCCATctactaattttatttcaaaaaaaaatatcaagtaGATTCATTGATAAATTAGTTCAAATTATTGGtacaaaatcaaatcaaatcaaataatttatgaaTGAAAAATCAACTAATGGTGCTAACTttagagaaaaataatttagatTTCACAATTTGAGTTATTCAGTAATGAGGACTAAATATaagatttttagaatttaattgctaattttagaatattttaatttttattctgctcttatttaattatatatatctacacatatttttgatatgctgcacaccaaTTATGTATATTTATGTGAGTATTGATGAAGTGACACTCATTTTTCGGATGTAGAATTTTTTCGTGTTTCATCACATCTAATAGATGAATGTCACCTTATCGATATTACATAAGTATGCATAGTAAACatgtaatttatcaaaattatatatatatatatatatatatatacacacacactaaCACTTGTCAAGAACCTTCCCTACCTTGTTAGCATGTAATATATATGCGACTGATAGCTTCCCTATTCTGAATACTACAACGCTATTTTTCATACCTCTTGACCTATAATTCAGATGGTGCTTGAAGCTTTGAACTCAACCGCGGATCCCGCGCCGCCGTTTCAATCACCACCACCGCGTCGCCACCACCAGGAGTCGTCATGGAACAAAAGCAAGCGATCCAAGCGTCCCTGTGGCGGAATCCATCAGCCCGTCAATGAAGACGAGTACTTTGCACTCTGCCTCATCATGCTCGCTAGCGGTGCGTCCGCCTCCTCCTCCACCGCCCACCAACAGATTAAAAACTCACCTAACCGAGCCCGTCTTCCGTCGCCGCTGCCGCCAGCAGTGGAGTCATCAGTCCAGAATCTGGTGTACAAGTGTTCTGTTTGTAACAAGGCTTTCATGTCTTACCAAGCCTTGGGAGGACACAAAGCCAGCCATCGGAAAACCAGCGGTGACAACGGCTCAGCCACCACTGCCACCGCCACCTCAGGCGCTGCCGGAGGTAGAACCCACGAATGTTCCATATGCCACAAGTGCTTTCCCACCGGACAGGCCTTGGGAGGACACATGCGGCGCCATTACGAAGGCGCCGGTGGCGGCAACAACAGGGTGACATCATCCGATGGCACAGGCGTCGTAACTCACCGGGGTTTCGACTTGAATTTGCCGGTGGTGCCGGAGTCCTGGCTGGGTCTCGGTTCTCGTATGGAAGGGGAAGTGGAAAGCCCTCACCCCGTCAAGAAGCCGCGTCTTGCGTTACTCTCGGagctaaaattattttaatgttttttttctataattaattaatatagtttaataaatttttaatttatttatttaattttttaaatcaaattatataattcatattttgtTGATTTGAGAAATTTTGTGATTTAAGATATATCACACATTGTTAGTTGGCAAATACtggtgtgaaacggtctcacgggttgtattttgtgagacagatatcttatttgggtcatcaatgaaaaaatattattttttatgctaagagtattactttttattgtgaatttcggtaaggttgacccgtctcacggataaaaattcgtgagaccgtatcacaagagacctactgtTGTTAGTTTATTTACCttttagaataaaatatttatatttttggtgatgggtaatatttatattttaatatttatgaacAATTGGCCCATTattgcttttatttttttagaaattgcaacaaaaaaaaaaaacatatagtaATGGACTATTTTGTCACTAATTGCAATGTGAACTTGTCAGGATTTACATTTAACCTTGATTTAAATTATACACGCTAAGACTCAAATCTCCGTGATTGCCTCATTACCAAACAATgctaaataacaaaataattaaaaaaaatttttgtacAAAATATTGTAATAAAATTCAGTTTATTTGGTACCAAATTAGATCCTAGTAGTTGTGCAATTGACATCTATGTATGTACGAGTATTTTCGTGCTTTTGGTCGGACAATATCGCTATGGGTTAAATACATTGATATAGCCAAATAAATTCGCGGTCTAGGTTAGAAAGTTTCGGACGAATGTTGGATGATAGAGTCTGAATGTATGGTTGTCGCTCTTGCAAACCCTAAGAGAAACTTAGTGGATCGTTACCTACATCACAAACATAACGTTGCTCCGGTCAATATCAAATTACAATAGTGGAAAAAACTAACCGAGGAATAATGACAAATATACTTAACGATTTCAGTCTAATCTATATGGGGTGTAAGGGATGAGTATGTGAATCAATTAAAAATGATAACCATTTTTTTCTTGGTACAAAAAGTTATAAGTTGAAGATGTCTGGGTAAACTAGGAGAGCTAGTGGGCAATTCACTGGGTTGAGTCTTGTTCCTTCCTTGCTAATGTTAGTGGCAGGGTAGAGGGAGCCCGAATTAGATGATCTGCACACTTGAAAAACAAATAACATTAGTGGAGCAACGGAAGGGTTTTCAGCATAGACACTTGATAAGCCCAAATCGTATAGAGATTTAGGGGTTTTATTTGTGTTTATCTAGACTTTTTATCCCTAATTATGTACTTAATTGAATTAATAATTGTATATTTGTATAAaagatgaaaaatgattaaatttagaaataaaatgaatttacaagatttcaaaggaaaaaaataccaaaagaattaggaaataaaatattcttatattttattattattttgatattattgaagtttttgaagaaaaatatgtgcatatgttgataaagatgaagt includes these proteins:
- the LOC140975919 gene encoding zinc finger protein ZAT10-like; amino-acid sequence: MVLEALNSTADPAPPFQSPPPRRHHQESSWNKSKRSKRPCGGIHQPVNEDEYFALCLIMLASGASASSSTAHQQIKNSPNRARLPSPLPPAVESSVQNLVYKCSVCNKAFMSYQALGGHKASHRKTSGDNGSATTATATSGAAGGRTHECSICHKCFPTGQALGGHMRRHYEGAGGGNNRVTSSDGTGVVTHRGFDLNLPVVPESWLGLGSRMEGEVESPHPVKKPRLALLSELKLF